TCGACAACGATGGCTTCCGCCAGAACAGCGTTTTTGCCAAGCTTGGACTGAAAGCCGGCACTAACTGGCAATTCGGCTACTTATTGAACTGGAGCAACTACCACCACGACCTCGATGATGGCGCCTATACTGAGGATAAGGACTATACCGGTAAATCCAGGTACCTGCTCAACGGCGTCAATGCGGAATATAAGTTCAAAAAAGGCAGCTGGCATTTGCTTTACAGCTGGCAGCAAAGCCGGCGCGACATTCTCAATGACTCTTTTTATGTAAATCCATCTTCCTACTCCAAGTACGACAAATCACTTTTCAAATCCAATGTACAACAGGTAGAATCTTATGTGAACCTGGATATCAGCAGCCGGGTGCGGTTCATTGGAGGCGCGGCCTTCAACAGATCGGCCACCGATCAGCGCGACTACCTGATCACAAACTATTCACCGGTAATGGACACCACGCTACTGTCGCCCGACAGCTCCCACACCACCCAAACCAGTGTGTATGCTTCTTTTCAGCTGCATACCCCCGGAGGGTTTAACCTGGAAGCCGGGGGCAGGCTCAATCATCACAGTCTGTACGGGAATAACACCACCTTTACGGTCAACCCCTCGTATCTGATCGCACAACATCATAAAATATTCGTTAATATCTCTTCCGCCTATCTGGTGCCTACTCTATACCAGTTATACTCTGTATACGGCAACAGGAGCCTGGATCCGGAAAGTACCATCAGTTATGAAGCCGGCTACCAGGCCAGCGTGGCGAAAGACCGGCTGGATTTCCGGGCTACCTGGTTTAGCCGACAAACACATGACCTGATCATATTTTATTACGACCCGGTGAATAACATCTCCCAATATCGTAATGCCAACAAACAAAAAGCTTACGGCATAGAACTGGAGGCCAACTGGCGGATAGCCCCCGGACTGGTACTGACAGCCAATTATGCCCATACCGACGGTCGTATTACGGTAAAACAGGATAACAAAGACTCTTCCTATTACAACCTGTACCGGATCCCGAAAGATGAGCTGAATACCACCCTGGGCTACCAGGCAACTCACTCCCTGTATGTATCGGCTACCGGCAAATACGTAGGGCAGCGATATGAAGGCCCCAGGGCGATGGGGGATTATTATACCCTGGACCTCTATGGTGAATATAAATTTGGTAACTTGCTGAAAATTTTCGCCGGCTTCCGGAATATAACAGATTATCAATATTTTGATATTTTAGGATATAATTCCCGCCGCTTTAATTTTAACACAGGTATCGTATTTAATCTGTAAACATTAAAACCAACATAATGTCTTTAAAAAATCTTGATCCGCGATTTGGCGTATTGCTGCTCTTCATACTGGCAGCTGGTATCATACGCGTAGTGTTGGGAGCTGACACAAACATGCAGCCAATTGCCATGTTTACTCCTGTTGGCGCGATGGCCCTTTTCGGAGGCGCTTCGTTTTCTCAAAAATGGAAATCTTATGCTTTTCCGTTACTGACGCTGTTTATCAGCGATATTATCCTGATGCAGTTCTTCCACAAAGAGTATGCACAGGGGCTGCTGTATAAAGGATGGATCTGGAATTACGCCAGCTTTGTATTCATCGTATTACTGGGTCAGTTACTGATTAAGAAAGCGTCTGTAGGCAATATTGTGGTTGCTTCAGTAGGAGCAGCGCTGATACACTTCCTGGTATCCAATTTCGGCGTATGGGCAAGCGGCTCTACAGATATCACTACCGGCCTGCCTTTCACAAAGGATATAGCTGGTTTAACCAAATGCTACGCCCTGGGTATTCCTTTCATGAAATATGCACTGATCGGCAACCTGATTTACAGTACTATTTTCTTCGGCAGCTTTGAACTGGTTAAACGCAGATTGCGTTTCGCCCAATAATATTCCTGCAATTATTGTTTTAGAGATTTGGAGCACGGGCAACAGACGAGATCAGCCCTGCTCCAAATCTCTAAATCATTATAGGGCTATACTATATCACCATAAAAAAAGACATACGAAAATAAACTTCAACACATGCGCAGCATTTCACGCAAATTTCAACTTTCCTTTATTGTAGCAATTTTAGCCATTGCAGGCCTGGCCTCCTGTTCCAAGGATAATCAGGCAGATATTGTTCCTCCCCGGATCACCGCACCCGGATTGAAAGATGGCAAAGACACTATTTACATCGGCGACAGCCGCCTGTTAAGTCCACAGCTGGCCGATGTAAAAAATCCAAGCTTCCTCTGGCTGGTAAATGGTGTACAGGTGAGCACAGATTCTACCTATACTTTCACTGCTAAACAAAGAGGCGACTACACCGTTTCCTATAAAATTATTTCAGGCAATGCCTATGCAACTTATTACTACAGCATCAAAGTACTGGGTAAGTTCGAAAATGGATTTTTCCTGGTGAATGAAGGCTGGTTTGGTCATGAGCCGGGAGATGTGAATTTCTACAGAAATGGTGAGGATTCGGTGTACCAGTACGTATTCCAGCGTAATAATCCTGGTAAGACCCTGGGCAACACCACCGATTTCGGTACTATTTTCAACAACAAATTCTACCTGGTATCTAAACAGGGCGCCTTCGTAGCTGCAGATGCCGGTACCATGCAGGAAACAGGCCGTATTTCGCAGCTTCCCGCAGGTGTGAATGGTAACTCATTCCTGGGCCTTAATACAGGCGCCGGTTTGCTCGGCACTTCCAGCGGCATCTATCAGGTAAACCTGCAAAGCATGACACTGGGCAATAAGCTCGATGGTGTTAACGGCCAGATCGGCGGTATGACCCTCGCCGGCAACTATGTGCTGGTACTCTCTCAGGCCGATGGTATCGTGGCATTGAATACATCAGATCTGTCCGTGGCACAGAAACTCGGCAAAGCTGATGTTGGTTTCACCACTACGCCCGATGGGAAAGTATGGGCTGCGATGAACAACAGCCTGTACTCCATTGATGCCAATACCCTGCATATAGATACCGTTGCCGTTCCGTTTTCAATTTACGGTTCCTGGGGTGCATGGAATGTTGGTATGTTGACAGCCTCCAGCACTGAAAATGCCGTATTCATTGGTAAAACCAATCCCTGGGGTGCCGGCGGCAACCAAATTTATAAATATGCAGTGGGTAATCCCAACTCTTTACAGGCTCCTTTTGTTACTATTCCGGCCGGTCGCGAATTATATGGCGCAGGTGTGAGATATAATCCGGGCAACAATACTATTGTGGTCACAGATGTGAAATCGGGTTATGGTCAGAACTATAAGGATAATGCACTTTATATCTACGATGCCGGCAGCGGAGCTTTGAAGAAAACAGTTTCATATAGCGGTTTCTTCTTTCCATCGGTGCCAGTGTTTAACTAATCGGGCAGCAAAAAATGGTTCAGTTAATTACAGGCGGGGCCCGGTCGGGTAAGAGCAGGTACGCACAGGAACTGGCGCTGACACTGAGCGGGCAACCGGTTTATGTAGCTACTGCGCAGGTGTGGGACGATGATTTTGCCGACCGTATCCGCAGGCATAAAGGCGAACGGGGCCCGGCCTGGACTAACTATGAGGAAGAAATGTACCTGAGCCGGTTGCCACTGGAAGGGCGCGTAGTAGTGATTGATTGTGTAACGCTTTGGCTTACCAATTTTTTCATGCAGTTCCAATATGATGTAAACCAGGCGCTGCAGGCTATCCGTGATGAGATCGGCGCTCTGACGCAAAAGGAAGGCACATTTATCTTTGTGACGAATGAAATAGGGATGGGCGTACATGCAGAAACAGAGGCAGGGCGTAAGTTCACCGATTTGCAAGGCTGGACCAACCAGCACCTGGCACGTATAGCCGACACCGTAGTGCTGATGGTATCGGGCATACCGGTAGTCATTAAAAAAGAGGCGCAATAAATAACTGGCAAGATGAATAATTTCCGGGTAACACCTGTTTCACAGGACTTAAAAACAGCATTGCAGGATAAAATAGACCAGAAAACGAAGCCACCCGGTTCGCTGGGGATGCTGGAGGGCATTGCTTTACAGGCTGGTCTGGTACAAAAAACCCTCACGCCGGCAATTAATCATCCCGCCATTATTGTATTTGCCGGAGACCACGGTATTGCGGCAGATGGGTTGGTAAATCCATTTCCCCAGGCGGTTACCGCGCAAATGGTATACAATTTCCTGCAGGGTGGCGCTGCTATCAATGTTTTCTGCCGCCAGTTCCAGCTGGCATTGACCGTAGTTGATGCAGGCGTAAACCACGAATTTCCACCCCACCCTTTACTGAAAGATCGTAAAATAGGCATGGGCACGCAGCATTACCTGCATATGCCTGCCATGTCGCTCGACCAGTGTAAACTGGCCATGCAGGCTGGTGCAGAAGAAGTGAGGTTGCTGCATGCAGGAGGATGTAATACGGTAGGTTTCGGAGAGATGGGAATTGGCAACACGTCCTCCGCCTCCCTGCTCATGAGTTACTTTATCAATATTCCTGTAGGAGAATGCGTAGGCATAGGTACCGGCAGCAATGTGCAGCAATTGGCGCAGAAACGTGCGGTATTACAGCAGGTAGTGGCCAAACATGCCCGCCCGGCTTCGGTAGAGCAGGCCCTTGCCACTTTCGGAGGTTTTGAAATAGCCATGATATGCGGAGCGATACTACAGGCCGCAGCGATGGAAATGCTGATTGTGATAGACGGCTTCATTGTTACCGCCGCCTGTATGGTAGCCACAGCAATGCAGCCAGCAGTAAAAGATTATTGCATCTTTGCCCATTGTTCAGATGAAAAGGGGCATAAAATGATGCTGCAACACCTGGGGGTAGTCCCCTTACTGCAGATCGGCATGCGTCTGGGAGAAGGCACAGGAGCGGCACTGGCGATACCGCTGATACAAAGTGCCGTTGCGTTTCTGAACGAAATGGCGAGCTTCAATAGTGCACAGGTGTCAAATCGAACAATATGAAACAACAGTGGCAGCTGGTACAAACGGCTATTATGTATTATACCCGTATACCCGTTCCCGTTAGCATCCCCTACTCCTCCGAAATGCTTAACAAAGCAACCCGCTATCTTCCCCTGATCGGATGGATAACAGGCGGCAGCATGGTAGCCGTGCTTTACCTGTTTAGCAGTATAGCTCCAATGGCAGTTAGCCTCTTACTGGCAATTATTACAAGCGTATGGATGACGGGCGCTTTTCATGAAGACGGCTTCGCCGATATGTGTGATGGTTTCGGCGGTGGCTGGACGAAAGAGAAGATATTGGAGATCATGAAAGACAGTCGTATCGGCACTTACGGCATGATAGGCCTTTTACTGATCATGCTGCTCAAATTCCTTTGCCTGCGGGAACTCCCGTTGTACAAAGCCATGCTGGCTATTATCAGTGCACAGCCGTTGAGCCGCTTTACAGCTGTTACCGTTATATTCACGCATAAATATGTGCGGGAGAATGAGGATAGTAAGGCTAAACCACTGGCCAAAGGTATATCCCGTACCGATCTCCTGATCGCCGGGCTGCTGGGGTGTCTGCCATTTGGGGCAGCCATTATTTTCCTGCAAAACTATACGCTACTCGTTACTATTCCGGCATTATTGCTGGCTCGCTGGTACCTGGTACGGCTGATGCAGAAATGGATTGGTGGCTACACCGGCGATTGCCTGGGAGCTGTGCAACAGGTATCGGAAACAGTTATTTACTTAAGCTTTTGTATTCTCACATGGAAATATACCTGATCCGGCATACCACTCCGGCTATAGAAAGTGGGATCTGTTACGGTGCGTCGGACATAGATGTAGCCGGAAGTTTTGAGGAAGAAGTGAAAAGGATACCTCCTCTTTTGCCCCAAAAGCAGCTGGACGTGTACACCAGCCCTCTACAGCGTTGCGAAAAGCTGGCTGCCGCTCTGTTTGGCAACAACTACATAAAAGACGACCGGCTGAAGGAAATGAATTTCGGCGACTGGGAAATGCAGCCCTGGGAAAACATCAGCCGGAATGCATTGAATAAATGGGCCGATAATGTGGTGTTTGAGCAC
The genomic region above belongs to Chitinophaga sp. 180180018-3 and contains:
- a CDS encoding DUF6580 family putative transport protein, giving the protein MSLKNLDPRFGVLLLFILAAGIIRVVLGADTNMQPIAMFTPVGAMALFGGASFSQKWKSYAFPLLTLFISDIILMQFFHKEYAQGLLYKGWIWNYASFVFIVLLGQLLIKKASVGNIVVASVGAALIHFLVSNFGVWASGSTDITTGLPFTKDIAGLTKCYALGIPFMKYALIGNLIYSTIFFGSFELVKRRLRFAQ
- a CDS encoding adenosylcobinamide-GDP ribazoletransferase; the protein is MKQQWQLVQTAIMYYTRIPVPVSIPYSSEMLNKATRYLPLIGWITGGSMVAVLYLFSSIAPMAVSLLLAIITSVWMTGAFHEDGFADMCDGFGGGWTKEKILEIMKDSRIGTYGMIGLLLIMLLKFLCLRELPLYKAMLAIISAQPLSRFTAVTVIFTHKYVRENEDSKAKPLAKGISRTDLLIAGLLGCLPFGAAIIFLQNYTLLVTIPALLLARWYLVRLMQKWIGGYTGDCLGAVQQVSETVIYLSFCILTWKYT
- a CDS encoding DUF5074 domain-containing protein, whose protein sequence is MRSISRKFQLSFIVAILAIAGLASCSKDNQADIVPPRITAPGLKDGKDTIYIGDSRLLSPQLADVKNPSFLWLVNGVQVSTDSTYTFTAKQRGDYTVSYKIISGNAYATYYYSIKVLGKFENGFFLVNEGWFGHEPGDVNFYRNGEDSVYQYVFQRNNPGKTLGNTTDFGTIFNNKFYLVSKQGAFVAADAGTMQETGRISQLPAGVNGNSFLGLNTGAGLLGTSSGIYQVNLQSMTLGNKLDGVNGQIGGMTLAGNYVLVLSQADGIVALNTSDLSVAQKLGKADVGFTTTPDGKVWAAMNNSLYSIDANTLHIDTVAVPFSIYGSWGAWNVGMLTASSTENAVFIGKTNPWGAGGNQIYKYAVGNPNSLQAPFVTIPAGRELYGAGVRYNPGNNTIVVTDVKSGYGQNYKDNALYIYDAGSGALKKTVSYSGFFFPSVPVFN
- the cobU gene encoding bifunctional adenosylcobinamide kinase/adenosylcobinamide-phosphate guanylyltransferase, with product MVQLITGGARSGKSRYAQELALTLSGQPVYVATAQVWDDDFADRIRRHKGERGPAWTNYEEEMYLSRLPLEGRVVVIDCVTLWLTNFFMQFQYDVNQALQAIRDEIGALTQKEGTFIFVTNEIGMGVHAETEAGRKFTDLQGWTNQHLARIADTVVLMVSGIPVVIKKEAQ
- a CDS encoding TonB-dependent receptor, producing MKKKIYTSLVVYLLLAVSALSATAQDTSHVSQLNEITVTATKGPQKASETGKVVTILSRAYLEQNSGKSIGSILNQQTGLIINGSENNPGTVPNVYMRGAANGNTLILIDGLPVNDASQINNTFDLNFITPDQVERIEILRGSQSTLYGSSAVAGVINIITRKTGTKPFGIGANISYGSYRDFQGSANVHGNTGNFSYLLSYKRESTRGFSDAYDSTHTGNFDNDGFRQNSVFAKLGLKAGTNWQFGYLLNWSNYHHDLDDGAYTEDKDYTGKSRYLLNGVNAEYKFKKGSWHLLYSWQQSRRDILNDSFYVNPSSYSKYDKSLFKSNVQQVESYVNLDISSRVRFIGGAAFNRSATDQRDYLITNYSPVMDTTLLSPDSSHTTQTSVYASFQLHTPGGFNLEAGGRLNHHSLYGNNTTFTVNPSYLIAQHHKIFVNISSAYLVPTLYQLYSVYGNRSLDPESTISYEAGYQASVAKDRLDFRATWFSRQTHDLIIFYYDPVNNISQYRNANKQKAYGIELEANWRIAPGLVLTANYAHTDGRITVKQDNKDSSYYNLYRIPKDELNTTLGYQATHSLYVSATGKYVGQRYEGPRAMGDYYTLDLYGEYKFGNLLKIFAGFRNITDYQYFDILGYNSRRFNFNTGIVFNL
- the cobT gene encoding nicotinate-nucleotide--dimethylbenzimidazole phosphoribosyltransferase is translated as MNNFRVTPVSQDLKTALQDKIDQKTKPPGSLGMLEGIALQAGLVQKTLTPAINHPAIIVFAGDHGIAADGLVNPFPQAVTAQMVYNFLQGGAAINVFCRQFQLALTVVDAGVNHEFPPHPLLKDRKIGMGTQHYLHMPAMSLDQCKLAMQAGAEEVRLLHAGGCNTVGFGEMGIGNTSSASLLMSYFINIPVGECVGIGTGSNVQQLAQKRAVLQQVVAKHARPASVEQALATFGGFEIAMICGAILQAAAMEMLIVIDGFIVTAACMVATAMQPAVKDYCIFAHCSDEKGHKMMLQHLGVVPLLQIGMRLGEGTGAALAIPLIQSAVAFLNEMASFNSAQVSNRTI
- the cobC gene encoding alpha-ribazole phosphatase, which produces MEIYLIRHTTPAIESGICYGASDIDVAGSFEEEVKRIPPLLPQKQLDVYTSPLQRCEKLAAALFGNNYIKDDRLKEMNFGDWEMQPWENISRNALNKWADNVVFEHIPGGESYEELYNRSIALLEEVIARGKDAVFITHGGVIRCIVAQATDTPLVDAFDISVDYGHITRIKAENDKLEVIFSNL